TGCTGCGAGCATGCCGTAGGCGTGGCTGCGTGTTGCTGGGGTGTGCCGAGCCGGCGTCTTTTCGCGGGCATCGACAACGAGTGCCGCGACGCCCGCGAGGCCGCCCCTCGCGTTCTCCACCCACTCCGTGCTTCCGGCAATCGTCTGCCGAGGCGGGCGCCGCGATGACCGGCAGCTCTGGGCGTCCTGCCGGCCGCAGCGCCAGCAACGCGACATGGCCGGGCGCCCCGTGCCCGCCTCCATGGCGGAACGGGCACCCGGCACCGCCGAGAGGAGGTCCTGACCGGCTCCTTGAGGAGTCCGCGGAGTCTCCCCTCGGCTCTTCTATCAGGTGGTGGTCTTCGTGTCGGTCCGGCGGCCCGGCTCCGCGATCACCGGCCGGTTCGCCGATCGGTGACAGGGCGTGTGCACGCGGCAGCGAGGGAGTCAGCGGTACTGCTGGGCCAGTCGGCCCCGGTGGTGAAGTCGGCCAGATCGGGCCAGCGTTCGAGCACGGCGGCGGGAGTCAGCTCGGCGGCTGTGAATCGCACGCCGGCCGACCGCTGCCAACGCACTTCCGCGGCCCAGCCGCCGCCGGTCTCCACGACGGCGCCGGACCTGGTGCCGGCCGGATGGGCCAGCGCGAGGACGAAGGGTGACACCTGTGCGGCGGAAAGGCGGGCGCGCAGCTCGTCGTCGAAGACACCGTCCGTCATACCGGTGTGCGCCATCGGGGCGACCGCGTTGACCCGTACACCGTGCCGCTGCCCCTCGGCCGCCAGGGTCTTGGCGAAGCCGATGAGGCCGGCTTTGGCGGCGGCGTAGTTCGCCTGGCCGAAGTTGCCGTGCAGGCCCGCGCCCGACGTCGTCAGGACGATGCTCCCGCGCTGCCGCCGCACCATGTGCGGCCAGGCAGCCGCCGTGACCTCGTAGGCGCCGCCCAGGTGTACGTCGACGACGTCGGTCCATTCCTCCTTGGTCATCCGCTGGAACGTGTGATCGCGCACATGGCCGGCGTTCACCACCAGGGCGTCGATCCGGCCGTATGCGTCGACGGCCGCGGTGACGATCGCCGCGCCGTCCCGGGCGTCGGCCACCACGGCAGTGGCCGTGCCGCCGTCCGCCCGAATGCGGTCCGTCAGCTCCTCGGCTGCCGCCGCCCGGCGTGCGTGTACCACGACCCGGGCTCCTGCTGCTGCGAAATCCAGTGCGTACTGTCGGCCGAGACCGGATCCGGCT
Above is a window of Streptomyces griseorubiginosus DNA encoding:
- a CDS encoding SDR family NAD(P)-dependent oxidoreductase, coding for MTDEPGPLDFRDLAVVVTGAGSGLGRQYALDFAAAGARVVVHARRAAAAEELTDRIRADGGTATAVVADARDGAAIVTAAVDAYGRIDALVVNAGHVRDHTFQRMTKEEWTDVVDVHLGGAYEVTAAAWPHMVRRQRGSIVLTTSGAGLHGNFGQANYAAAKAGLIGFAKTLAAEGQRHGVRVNAVAPMAHTGMTDGVFDDELRARLSAAQVSPFVLALAHPAGTRSGAVVETGGGWAAEVRWQRSAGVRFTAAELTPAAVLERWPDLADFTTGADWPSSTADSLAAACTRPVTDRRTGR